CTATTCCTTCCTTATTGATATTCCTCCGTTAACAGTGGAAATACTCACTCTTGCACCACCTCCGTTAATTTCACCCCTGGCTTTTTTACTGGCATATTTCCCGCTAATTGTTACATCAAAATCACTTCCTATACTGCCGTTTACAGTTGATGCACTAAGAGTTGCTTTAACACCTTCAGGCATGGAGAGCTTAATTCCGCCGTTTACTGATTTAAGAGTAATTCCGCTGTTATCAGACTTTGGATTTACAATTACATTTATACTGCCGTTCACTGTTTTAGCATAAAGGCCGCCTGTTAAGTCTTCTCCCCTTAACCTCCCGTTTGTACTCTCCATACGGACAGAGCCGTCAACATTCTCTACTGTTATTCCGCCATTAACAGTTCTTAACTTTAAACCGCTTTTCTGAGGTAAAGTAATACGGAAGCATACACTGACATTAACTCTTTTCCCAAAAATCCAGTCAAAAAAATTGCCGTTCTTTTTTGGATAGTCAGCACTGATCTCAAGCCTGTTGTCAATCTTGTTAACATTTATCTTTACTCTGTCCATCATCTCTTTAGTATAACGCATCGAGCTTGATTTAACAGTAATATCTGCAAAGACCTGCACAGAAGATTTGGCCCAGGTATTTATCTTAATGCTCCCGTTAACTGTGCTTACTGAAATTTTACCGCCTGAGATAAAATCAATATCCTTCTGAACTGTTTTTGTTTCTTTTGCAGCATAAAGAGCGGCTACAGATAAAAAAGATATTAAAGCAACAACGGCCAGACTTTTCTTTTTAAACATCTCTTTCTCCTTATGTATTATTTTCTACATTTCCAGACACCTATCCCCCAATATTCCGGATCATTGGGAGGCCTGTCGTTCCACCTGCCGAATGCATGCGATCCGTCTGTTTTATAATGTACAGTATAAATGCCGGGCCCAATATAAATTGTTGTGTCAATCAATACGTTCTTTCTGCTTCCGCCTGCAGGCTTTGTATAATCATACTCTGCTTTCCATACGATATTCCCGTGCTGGTCTTCAATCCATCCGTAGTCATACATTTCATCAGTGCCATCAGCTTCTCCGACAGAATATATCCTCACCTTTTGATTGGAACTTAATCTGAATGATGCAGTCCTGTGTTCCGAATTGTCAACTTCTGTTATATTTACGAGAGATAGAGTATCTTCATAATCAGCATCTTCAACAACCCAACCCGGATTAAAATCATCTGCCGCAGCCCACACATGTATACCCCAGGCGCTCGGATCAAAAGGCGGAGCCTCATTCCATCTGTTGAATGAATGCGAACCATCGCTTATGTACATCACTTCATAATTGCCTGAATCGAATTTTACAGTATCAAAAAACATACGGTTTTTTCCGGCTCCTCCTGCATGGATTGTATTGGAACGGGTCATTTTCCAGACTACTTCTCTTGTATCCCTGTTAATTATCCATCCATAATCTGCAAAACTTCTTCCCGAATATTCTCCAAGGGCTAAAATTCTCAAATCAAGAGGACGTTTTAAGGTAAAGCCGGCTTTCTCAAATCTGTCTCTGCCTACTCTGGTAAGATTAACCAAATTTCGTTTTTTCAGTTCATCTTTGTATGGTAATATTTTTGTTGAATCTGAATATTCAGGCCACAGGGTAATACCGTAAAAATAGGGATCATACGGCGGCATCTCATTCCATTCTTCAAAGGAGTGTGATCCGTCTGTTACAAAATAAACTTTGTAGTATCCGGGATCAAGATTAATAATTTCATCAATCTCTCTGTTCTTTTCTGCACCGCCCCCCGGTTTTGTTCTGCGAAAATCCATTTTCCAGACTACCTTTCCCCTGGTCTCGTCAATAATCCAGCCGTAGTCGTCCATAGTTCTGTTTGTGCCTTCACCGATTCCATAAACACGGAATCTTGCACTTTTATCTATAGCAAATCCCTTTGAACAGGATTCATTGTCATCTGCCGGGCTTAAACGCACAGAAGGTTTTTTAAAACTGCCGCTATCTATCACTTTGACATATCCGCTTTCCTCC
The bacterium DNA segment above includes these coding regions:
- a CDS encoding DUF4097 family beta strand repeat protein, yielding MFKKKSLAVVALISFLSVAALYAAKETKTVQKDIDFISGGKISVSTVNGSIKINTWAKSSVQVFADITVKSSSMRYTKEMMDRVKINVNKIDNRLEISADYPKKNGNFFDWIFGKRVNVSVCFRITLPQKSGLKLRTVNGGITVENVDGSVRMESTNGRLRGEDLTGGLYAKTVNGSINVIVNPKSDNSGITLKSVNGGIKLSMPEGVKATLSASTVNGSIGSDFDVTISGKYASKKARGEINGGGARVSISTVNGGISIRKE